One Paenibacillus riograndensis SBR5 DNA segment encodes these proteins:
- a CDS encoding WecB/TagA/CpsF family glycosyltransferase, which produces MNQVNMFDVNFDNYDFMDLLDYIDKTIQERSQSYILTCNVDHVIKLRKDKEFQTVYSQAGAVVADGMPLIWASKMLGKPLKQKVSGADLFSRLGNAFEQRKYRLFFLGSAQGVPEQATKNLKAAYPGMNIVGCYSPSYGFEHNDEENQRIIEMLTESQPDIVFVGVGAPKQEKWIYRHYNSYRAPISIGVGATFDFLSGSVKRAPNFMQKTGLEWFWRLSQEPGRLWKRYLVDDAQFLVLLLKELRKRDKVKGGRPE; this is translated from the coding sequence ATGAACCAAGTGAACATGTTCGATGTCAATTTCGATAACTATGATTTCATGGACCTGCTTGATTATATTGATAAAACGATTCAGGAACGGTCGCAATCGTACATCCTGACCTGCAACGTCGATCATGTCATCAAGCTCCGCAAGGACAAAGAGTTCCAGACCGTCTATTCCCAGGCGGGTGCTGTAGTGGCAGACGGAATGCCGCTGATCTGGGCTTCGAAAATGCTGGGTAAGCCGCTGAAGCAAAAGGTGTCGGGAGCAGATCTTTTCAGCCGTCTCGGCAATGCCTTTGAGCAAAGAAAGTACCGGCTGTTCTTTCTGGGCTCTGCGCAAGGCGTGCCGGAACAGGCTACCAAGAATCTTAAAGCGGCTTATCCCGGAATGAATATTGTCGGCTGCTATTCTCCTTCCTACGGCTTTGAGCACAACGATGAAGAGAACCAGCGTATTATCGAAATGCTGACGGAAAGTCAGCCGGATATTGTGTTCGTAGGCGTGGGAGCGCCGAAGCAGGAGAAGTGGATTTACCGGCATTACAACTCGTACCGGGCGCCAATCTCGATTGGTGTGGGAGCCACCTTTGACTTTTTGTCAGGCTCGGTGAAAAGGGCGCCGAATTTCATGCAGAAAACAGGCCTGGAATGGTTCTGGCGGCTCAGCCAGGAACCGGGCCGCCTCTGGAAAAGATATTTGGTCGATGACGCCCAATTCCTGGTCCTGCTGCTCAAGGAGCTCCGCAAACGGGATAAAGTAAAGGGAGGCAGGCCGGAATGA
- a CDS encoding O-antigen ligase family protein — MNVSLPSMKSAGMLLLICGICLGLPLMIGFASAKLSSSNSLQGAILAGILFPAFLLALLKPKALIAYTLLVWAVAPELRRIADWSEGVYHSVSLLSLAPLLTGATLAIPVLKEIHRIRKSSTRIILLFSVALAYGALIGLAKNGIGSVYDLANYIVPLLLIPFFAVTRFKPKDIDRLLYAFANIAVLVAIYGIVQYLTVPPWDAFWMKNADMMSIGTPYPLEIRVFSTLNSPGPAATFLVFALVPMILEKRWQGTLRWIGVMLVVVCLLTTLVRSAWLVMLVMLLVYIASSPSKGKWKALLQLVFVAAALFWIVPKLPGAEGLVARMETLTSVQEDHSYNERLSLWQNMLPMVAANPIGQGIGSVGQGTKIGNGGELGEYGNMDNGVIALLLTFGVLGALFFFGALGAVIKQIVVRVTSKDSLQPYARLSLAAWMGAVISLVSDNGFPGLKGYLVWMLIGLGLGAKEIIESRKKGTPHAAIEREITSH; from the coding sequence ATGAATGTGAGTCTTCCATCCATGAAGTCAGCAGGAATGCTGCTGCTGATTTGCGGCATCTGTCTGGGCCTTCCGCTGATGATCGGTTTTGCCAGCGCGAAGCTCAGCTCATCCAATAGTCTTCAGGGCGCTATTCTGGCGGGCATTCTGTTTCCGGCCTTCCTGCTGGCTCTGCTGAAGCCGAAGGCGCTGATCGCCTACACCCTGCTGGTCTGGGCGGTCGCTCCGGAGCTGCGGCGCATCGCGGATTGGTCGGAAGGAGTCTACCATTCCGTATCCCTGCTGAGTCTGGCACCGCTGCTGACGGGGGCTACCCTGGCAATCCCGGTGCTGAAGGAGATTCACCGCATCCGCAAATCCTCCACCCGGATTATCCTGCTCTTCTCGGTGGCACTGGCTTACGGGGCACTGATCGGGCTTGCGAAGAACGGCATTGGCTCCGTGTACGATCTGGCGAACTACATCGTACCCCTGCTGCTGATTCCGTTCTTCGCGGTAACGCGTTTTAAACCGAAGGATATTGACCGGTTGCTGTACGCTTTTGCCAATATCGCAGTTCTGGTAGCCATTTATGGGATTGTCCAGTATTTAACCGTCCCTCCGTGGGATGCCTTCTGGATGAAGAATGCCGACATGATGTCCATTGGCACACCGTATCCTTTGGAAATCCGGGTGTTCTCTACTCTGAATTCCCCCGGGCCTGCGGCGACCTTCCTGGTATTTGCTCTGGTACCGATGATTCTGGAGAAAAGATGGCAGGGAACGCTGCGCTGGATTGGTGTCATGCTCGTTGTCGTCTGCCTATTGACCACGCTGGTTCGTTCAGCCTGGCTGGTGATGCTGGTGATGCTGCTCGTATACATCGCTTCCTCCCCGTCCAAGGGGAAGTGGAAGGCACTGCTCCAACTGGTATTTGTCGCTGCCGCTTTGTTCTGGATCGTCCCTAAGCTGCCGGGTGCAGAAGGCTTGGTGGCCCGTATGGAGACATTGACCTCCGTTCAGGAAGACCATTCTTACAATGAACGCCTGAGCCTGTGGCAGAACATGCTGCCGATGGTAGCTGCAAATCCAATCGGGCAAGGGATAGGCAGTGTCGGCCAGGGGACGAAGATCGGCAACGGCGGCGAGCTTGGCGAATACGGAAACATGGATAACGGGGTTATCGCCCTGCTGCTTACCTTCGGAGTCCTGGGCGCTTTGTTCTTCTTCGGTGCCCTGGGCGCTGTAATTAAGCAAATTGTAGTCAGAGTCACCAGCAAAGACAGCCTTCAGCCCTATGCCCGGCTGTCGCTGGCAGCATGGATGGGGGCAGTGATCAGCCTGGTATCGGACAACGGGTTTCCCGGGCTCAAAGGCTACCTGGTCTGGATGCTGATTGGCCTGGGCCTCGGTGCCAAAGAGATTATTGAGAGCAGAAAGAAGGGAACACCACATGCAGCCATCGAACGCGAAATCACTTCCCACTAA
- a CDS encoding oligosaccharide flippase family protein produces MQPSNAKSLPTNTVWSSLRRFTKSKDNSSAAVKTMFVSVLILLVNMLTGVLTARYLGPTGRGEQTAMVNWSQFLAFSMSFGIPSALIYNAKKNPDEAGVLYRMALLIALAFGTLAMIVGIVVLPYWLNSFSPNVVLFAQCSMILCPLIVVSQINNAAFQFRGDYKTFNWLRYLLPLLTLAAIGILILTRSINPFTTALAYLVPSVPVFIWMTITLLRTYRVKMKDAYLNFKRLFTYGLGSYGNDLLGQFSYYIDQIVIAGLLRPADLGLYAVAVSLSRMVNFFSNSITVVLFPKASELSKDQAIALTFKAFRISTTCTLLGSLFLMLVAPFVIPLLYGKDFNTALTVFRLLLLEVTISGGTLILAQVFMALGKPKFVSILQGVGLILVIPLLFLLVPKFGLFGAGVAMLSSAVLRFLFIILNIRYNLKVKLPRLLINGEDIQWLKTTMNSYIRKKPMDTSS; encoded by the coding sequence ATGCAGCCATCGAACGCGAAATCACTTCCCACTAATACAGTCTGGTCTTCGCTCCGGCGGTTTACCAAGAGTAAGGACAACAGTTCTGCCGCAGTGAAGACGATGTTCGTCAGCGTGCTGATCCTATTGGTTAATATGCTGACGGGTGTGCTGACCGCACGTTATCTGGGTCCTACAGGACGCGGGGAGCAGACAGCGATGGTGAACTGGTCACAATTCCTGGCGTTCAGCATGAGCTTCGGTATTCCTTCGGCACTGATCTACAATGCCAAAAAGAATCCCGATGAGGCGGGCGTGCTCTACCGGATGGCCCTTCTAATCGCTTTGGCCTTCGGAACCTTGGCTATGATTGTCGGGATTGTGGTCCTTCCCTACTGGCTGAATTCATTCAGCCCGAATGTCGTACTGTTCGCGCAATGCTCGATGATCCTGTGTCCGCTGATTGTGGTGTCACAGATCAACAATGCGGCTTTTCAGTTCAGAGGCGACTACAAGACGTTCAACTGGCTGCGGTATCTGCTTCCGCTGCTGACGCTGGCGGCCATCGGAATTTTGATTCTGACCCGCTCGATCAATCCGTTCACAACTGCCTTGGCGTATCTGGTGCCATCCGTTCCGGTCTTCATCTGGATGACGATCACACTGCTCCGCACCTACAGGGTGAAGATGAAAGACGCTTACCTGAATTTCAAAAGGCTGTTCACCTACGGGCTCGGCTCGTACGGAAATGACTTGCTCGGGCAGTTCTCTTACTATATCGACCAGATCGTTATCGCCGGCCTGCTGCGGCCAGCCGATCTGGGGCTGTATGCGGTAGCGGTCAGTCTCTCGCGGATGGTCAACTTCTTCTCGAACTCGATCACCGTGGTGCTGTTTCCGAAAGCCTCTGAGCTGTCGAAGGATCAGGCGATTGCCCTTACCTTCAAAGCCTTCCGGATCAGCACAACCTGTACCCTGCTGGGCTCGCTGTTCCTGATGCTGGTGGCTCCCTTCGTGATTCCGCTGCTCTACGGCAAGGACTTCAACACTGCGCTCACGGTGTTCCGCCTGCTGCTGCTCGAAGTAACCATCAGCGGCGGCACATTGATTCTGGCTCAGGTGTTCATGGCGCTTGGCAAACCGAAGTTCGTATCGATCCTGCAGGGGGTCGGACTGATCCTGGTAATCCCGCTGCTGTTCCTGCTGGTGCCGAAGTTCGGATTGTTCGGGGCAGGGGTGGCAATGCTGTCTTCGGCGGTGCTTCGCTTCCTGTTCATTATTCTTAATATCAGATACAACCTGAAGGTCAAACTGCCCCGCCTGCTGATTAACGGGGAGGACATTCAGTGGTTGAAGACAACGATGAATTCTTATATCCGCAAAAAACCTATGGATACCAGCAGTTAA
- a CDS encoding glycosyltransferase family 2 protein: MDSMKSVLGGPGSYPISAVIIAQDDEVRISKAIQSCRLFADEVVVIDGGSKDGTVQLAESLDCRVFVNPWPGYAKQREFGVERAVHDWVFLIDTDEVVSEELAQDILDRKPGLTDRAVAFSLYRIGDFLGRWLDKGEYLVRLYNRKEYGIRNSLVHEMPEVSEEKTVKLNGILWHQGFRSINDHVARFNKYTDLEAQTAYASGKPFKISHLLLRPPARFLQKYFLHGLFKKGISGFAVSIFWVMYEFMVGFKHYELNSSGRLARHNSMGQAEKEKKGERSYAVQ, from the coding sequence ATGGATTCAATGAAAAGCGTGCTTGGCGGCCCGGGAAGTTACCCGATATCGGCCGTCATCATTGCTCAGGATGACGAAGTTCGAATATCCAAAGCAATTCAGTCCTGCCGGTTGTTCGCCGATGAGGTGGTTGTAATCGACGGGGGGAGCAAAGACGGGACGGTGCAACTTGCCGAAAGTTTGGACTGCCGGGTGTTCGTCAACCCCTGGCCGGGATATGCGAAGCAAAGGGAATTCGGAGTGGAACGCGCCGTCCATGATTGGGTCTTCCTGATTGATACCGACGAGGTGGTGAGTGAGGAGCTGGCGCAGGACATTCTGGACCGCAAGCCCGGTCTTACAGACAGGGCGGTAGCCTTTTCACTGTACCGGATCGGTGATTTCCTGGGCAGATGGCTGGATAAAGGGGAATACCTGGTTCGCCTCTATAACCGCAAGGAATACGGCATCCGCAACAGTCTGGTGCACGAAATGCCTGAGGTATCGGAGGAAAAAACGGTCAAATTGAACGGGATACTCTGGCATCAGGGATTCCGCAGCATCAATGACCATGTCGCCCGCTTCAATAAATATACCGATCTGGAAGCGCAGACTGCCTATGCCAGCGGCAAGCCTTTTAAGATCAGCCATTTGCTGCTTCGCCCGCCGGCCCGTTTCTTACAGAAGTATTTCCTGCATGGCTTGTTCAAGAAAGGCATCTCAGGTTTTGCGGTATCCATTTTCTGGGTGATGTATGAATTCATGGTCGGCTTCAAGCATTACGAACTGAACAGCTCCGGCAGGCTGGCCCGGCACAATTCAATGGGCCAGGCGGAAAAAGAGAAAAAAGGGGAGAGAAGCTATGCCGTACAGTGA
- a CDS encoding glycosyltransferase family 4 protein — MPYSDGLNIMTTGLSWPSLQPGGLNTYFKSVCEQLSSRNKVHALICSQETPSTPKELIIHNAGDPKQSIWKRKDAFQRKAADLMGNGSGRIDILYSHFAPYGIGPAIEAKKRGIPVVMTFHGPWNEEMKIEGQGIKHRVKTTIAKSIEHKAYKLADKFIVLSEYFRDMLHSLHGVPLHKIIVIPGAANVERFVPAANRLATRRTLNLPEGATTVLTVRRLMNRMGLLQLLEAWKQVSERFPNAILLIGGKGPLRGELEEKISDYGLANKVRLLGYIPDHELASYYQAADMFVVPSQALEGFGLITVEALSSGLPVMATPVGGNKEILQGFRPELLFKGSTSDDMAEGMIHMLGNRKLLPGRDECRNHVLEKYTWQHVGDQVESVFLETLGKGVAAGC, encoded by the coding sequence ATGCCGTACAGTGACGGGTTGAACATTATGACGACCGGCCTTAGCTGGCCCTCTTTACAGCCAGGCGGACTCAATACGTATTTCAAATCCGTGTGTGAGCAGCTTTCTTCGCGCAACAAAGTGCATGCGCTGATCTGCAGTCAGGAAACGCCATCCACGCCCAAAGAGCTGATTATCCATAACGCCGGTGATCCGAAGCAGTCGATCTGGAAGCGTAAGGATGCATTCCAGCGCAAGGCGGCGGACCTCATGGGGAATGGCAGCGGCCGGATCGATATTCTCTATTCCCACTTTGCGCCATACGGAATCGGCCCGGCGATTGAAGCCAAGAAACGCGGAATTCCGGTGGTGATGACCTTCCATGGCCCATGGAATGAAGAGATGAAGATCGAAGGCCAGGGCATCAAGCACCGGGTCAAAACAACCATTGCCAAATCCATTGAACATAAAGCCTACAAGCTTGCGGATAAATTCATCGTGCTCAGCGAATATTTCCGCGATATGCTGCACAGTCTGCACGGGGTGCCGCTGCACAAGATCATAGTCATTCCGGGGGCGGCGAATGTGGAACGGTTCGTACCCGCCGCCAACCGGCTGGCGACCCGGCGGACGCTGAATCTTCCCGAGGGAGCGACTACGGTGCTGACGGTGCGGCGTCTGATGAACCGGATGGGGCTGCTGCAGCTGCTGGAAGCCTGGAAGCAGGTGTCCGAGCGGTTCCCGAATGCAATTCTGCTGATCGGGGGCAAAGGGCCGCTGCGCGGCGAGCTGGAAGAAAAAATCTCCGATTATGGACTCGCCAACAAAGTAAGGCTGCTGGGCTACATTCCCGATCATGAACTGGCGTCCTACTATCAGGCAGCGGACATGTTCGTGGTCCCCTCCCAGGCGCTGGAGGGCTTCGGATTGATTACGGTTGAGGCGCTCTCCTCCGGACTTCCGGTGATGGCAACGCCAGTGGGCGGCAACAAGGAAATTCTGCAGGGCTTCCGGCCGGAACTGCTGTTCAAAGGCTCAACCAGCGACGACATGGCGGAAGGCATGATCCACATGCTGGGCAACCGCAAGCTGCTGCCGGGCCGGGATGAATGCAGAAATCATGTGCTGGAGAAATACACCTGGCAGCATGTAGGCGACCAAGTGGAATCCGTATTCCTTGAAACTTTGGGAAAGGGTGTGGCGGCAGGATGCTAA
- a CDS encoding glycosyltransferase family 4 protein, which translates to MLKVAYIDHTAKWSGGEVALFNILTNISNQIEPLVILAEEGALAERLREKGIDVRVIPLDESIRNRGRNTVNLGAPAAALGLLAYGRRLAPILKQEKVDCVHTNSLKSAFYGAVAAKKAGVPLIWHIRDHIGAPYLKPVVAKAIRLLSRLLPNGVIANSHSTLNALELPRTKKTLVVYSAFAKAIGEGIGKREQQKDFNVLLVGRLAQWKGQHIVLEAAKAFKNDSRVKFWLAGDALFGEEAYKNELIQKIQQDELTNVSLLGHVDDIQGLMSKADLLIHTSITPEPFGQVIVEGMAAGLPVIASNEGGPVEIVVPGVTGLLIQPGDPVVLADSITWMLNHPEDRKRMADSGMKRVKEHFVIENTVKDIVDYYKGLLAAT; encoded by the coding sequence ATGCTAAAAGTTGCTTATATCGATCACACCGCCAAATGGAGCGGCGGAGAGGTAGCCTTGTTCAACATTCTTACCAACATCAGCAATCAGATCGAGCCGCTTGTGATCCTCGCTGAGGAAGGCGCATTGGCCGAACGCCTCCGGGAGAAGGGCATCGATGTCCGTGTCATTCCGCTGGATGAGAGCATCCGCAACCGCGGACGGAATACCGTCAACCTGGGTGCTCCAGCCGCTGCGCTGGGACTGCTGGCTTACGGCCGCAGGCTGGCTCCTATTCTCAAGCAGGAGAAAGTGGATTGTGTGCATACCAATTCCCTGAAATCAGCATTCTACGGAGCCGTTGCCGCCAAAAAAGCAGGAGTGCCGCTAATCTGGCATATCCGGGATCATATCGGCGCCCCTTACCTTAAGCCGGTTGTCGCCAAGGCGATCCGGCTGCTGTCACGCCTGCTGCCGAATGGCGTCATTGCGAATTCGCATTCCACGCTGAATGCGCTGGAGCTGCCCCGCACCAAGAAAACGCTGGTCGTGTACTCCGCTTTTGCCAAAGCGATTGGTGAAGGAATCGGCAAACGGGAGCAGCAAAAAGACTTCAACGTCCTGCTGGTAGGCCGGCTGGCGCAGTGGAAAGGCCAGCATATTGTGCTGGAGGCCGCCAAGGCTTTTAAGAACGACAGCCGTGTGAAGTTCTGGCTGGCCGGGGATGCCCTGTTCGGAGAAGAGGCGTACAAAAACGAATTAATTCAGAAAATTCAGCAGGATGAGCTGACCAATGTCAGCCTGCTGGGTCATGTGGATGATATACAAGGCCTGATGAGCAAAGCTGATTTGCTGATTCATACCTCGATAACGCCTGAACCGTTCGGCCAGGTGATTGTCGAAGGCATGGCGGCTGGACTGCCGGTGATTGCCTCCAATGAAGGCGGACCGGTAGAGATTGTGGTTCCCGGGGTAACGGGGCTGCTGATCCAGCCGGGAGACCCGGTTGTACTTGCAGACTCTATCACCTGGATGCTGAACCATCCGGAAGACCGGAAACGGATGGCGGACAGTGGAATGAAACGGGTGAAAGAGCATTTTGTCATCGAAAATACGGTCAAGGATATCGTTGATTACTATAAAGGGCTGCTCGCGGCAACCTGA
- a CDS encoding glycosyltransferase has translation MKIAIAHDYLIQMGGAERVVEVFHHMYPDAPIFTTVFNGSRLTDNLKDADIRASWLQKIPGVKTNFKGVLPLYPMAIRDLDFRGYDIVLSSSSAFMKSIQVPESTFHLCYCHTPMRFAWDYDTYMERQSNSGLFKRLLKVYMQRLKHWDQRTSKNVNQFVANSSVVKTRIQNYYHRDADVIFPPINTARFSSSSSIGDYYLIVSRLVSYKRIDLAVEAFNRNGLKLFIVGDGPDRKRLEGMAKDNVSFLGRLEDAEVTGLMSKCRAFIFPGEEDFGITPLEANAAGRPVIAYQAGGALDTIVPYVNGVFFQRQEVDDLLKAIYEVESYAWDIGQIMNHARKFDEQAFMVQFKQYVEQAYVNFLKGG, from the coding sequence ATGAAAATTGCGATAGCGCACGATTACTTAATCCAAATGGGCGGGGCGGAAAGAGTAGTGGAGGTATTCCACCACATGTATCCGGATGCTCCGATCTTCACGACGGTATTTAACGGAAGCCGGTTGACCGACAACCTCAAAGATGCGGATATCCGGGCCTCCTGGCTGCAAAAAATCCCGGGAGTGAAGACCAACTTTAAAGGGGTGCTGCCGCTTTATCCCATGGCCATCCGTGATTTGGACTTTCGCGGGTATGATATCGTCCTGAGTTCCAGCAGTGCTTTCATGAAAAGCATACAGGTGCCCGAGTCTACATTTCATCTGTGCTACTGTCATACTCCGATGCGGTTCGCCTGGGATTATGACACCTACATGGAGCGGCAATCGAATTCCGGATTGTTCAAAAGACTGCTTAAGGTCTACATGCAGCGGCTCAAGCACTGGGACCAGCGCACCTCCAAAAATGTTAACCAATTCGTTGCCAACTCGTCCGTGGTCAAGACCCGGATTCAGAATTACTATCACCGGGATGCCGATGTGATTTTTCCGCCGATCAACACCGCACGCTTCAGCAGTTCGTCTTCCATAGGCGATTACTATCTGATCGTGTCCCGGCTGGTCTCTTACAAAAGGATTGATCTGGCGGTGGAAGCCTTCAACCGCAACGGGCTGAAGCTGTTTATCGTCGGCGACGGTCCGGACCGCAAACGTCTGGAGGGCATGGCCAAAGATAATGTATCGTTTCTGGGCCGGCTGGAGGATGCCGAGGTGACGGGGCTGATGTCGAAGTGCCGGGCGTTTATTTTTCCCGGTGAAGAGGATTTTGGCATCACACCGCTTGAGGCCAATGCTGCAGGAAGACCGGTTATTGCCTATCAGGCCGGAGGGGCGCTGGATACCATCGTTCCTTATGTCAACGGCGTGTTCTTCCAGCGTCAGGAAGTTGATGATTTACTTAAGGCCATTTACGAAGTGGAGTCCTATGCGTGGGACATTGGGCAGATCATGAACCATGCGCGTAAATTCGATGAACAGGCGTTTATGGTTCAGTTCAAGCAATATGTGGAACAGGCCTACGTCAATTTTCTAAAAGGAGGATGA
- a CDS encoding UDP-glucose dehydrogenase family protein, translating into MKLAVIGTGYVGLVSGVCFTLNGNHVICVDKDEEKIKKLSQMESPIYEPGIEALIEMNLREGRLSFSSDLHESVRRSDIVILAVGTPSLPGGEADLRYIEGAATEIAQAMEGYKIIMTKSTVPVGTNEKIRKIIASHTNHPFDIVSAPEFLREGSAIQDTLHPDRIVIGLDNPELEPAMRQLHQGFTENVFVTDIRSAEMIKYASNAFLATKISFINEIANICEKVGADVTEVAEGMGMDRRIGSTFLQAGIGYGGSCFPKDTNALIQIAGNVDYEFKLLKSVVEVNKDQRFMIISKLHESLGNLRGAVIGIWGLAFKPNTDDVREAPAREIVESLVAEGATVKLYDPIAAENFRQQYDHPQLRWCGLPEEAAEGSDAVCLLTDWSVFKDIDLHKLAESMRRQVLIDGRNVFSKEQIEGTGFEYHSVGRPQMGGLSGYSPSVAGAV; encoded by the coding sequence ATGAAACTGGCAGTAATCGGTACCGGCTATGTCGGTCTTGTCTCTGGCGTATGTTTTACACTGAATGGAAATCATGTAATTTGCGTGGATAAGGATGAGGAAAAGATCAAAAAGCTCAGCCAGATGGAATCCCCCATCTATGAGCCGGGTATTGAGGCACTCATTGAAATGAATTTGCGTGAGGGCAGGTTATCCTTCTCCTCCGATCTTCATGAATCGGTACGCCGGTCTGATATCGTCATTCTCGCGGTAGGGACGCCTTCTCTTCCGGGCGGTGAAGCAGACCTGAGATATATTGAAGGGGCGGCTACGGAAATCGCCCAGGCGATGGAAGGCTACAAAATCATTATGACCAAGTCAACCGTTCCGGTGGGCACCAATGAAAAAATCCGCAAAATTATCGCCTCCCACACCAATCATCCCTTCGATATCGTCTCCGCTCCTGAATTCCTGCGTGAAGGCTCGGCGATTCAGGATACCCTCCATCCGGACCGGATTGTTATCGGACTGGATAACCCGGAGCTTGAGCCTGCGATGCGCCAGCTTCACCAGGGCTTCACGGAAAATGTGTTCGTAACCGATATCCGCAGTGCGGAAATGATTAAATATGCATCGAATGCTTTTCTGGCGACGAAGATCTCCTTCATTAACGAAATTGCCAACATTTGTGAAAAAGTGGGAGCTGATGTAACCGAGGTAGCAGAAGGTATGGGGATGGACCGGCGGATCGGCTCAACCTTCCTGCAGGCCGGTATCGGTTATGGCGGCTCCTGTTTCCCGAAAGACACTAATGCGCTAATTCAAATTGCAGGCAATGTGGACTACGAGTTCAAGCTGCTGAAATCGGTGGTTGAGGTGAACAAAGACCAGCGCTTCATGATCATCTCGAAGCTGCATGAGTCCCTTGGCAACCTGCGCGGTGCAGTCATCGGCATCTGGGGATTGGCCTTTAAGCCGAACACCGACGATGTCCGCGAAGCCCCGGCCCGCGAAATTGTGGAGAGCCTGGTGGCCGAAGGCGCTACAGTGAAGCTGTATGATCCGATTGCTGCCGAGAACTTCAGACAGCAATACGATCATCCGCAGCTGCGCTGGTGCGGCCTGCCGGAAGAAGCGGCGGAAGGCAGCGATGCGGTCTGCCTGCTGACCGACTGGAGCGTGTTCAAAGACATTGATCTGCACAAGCTTGCGGAGAGCATGCGCCGCCAGGTGCTGATCGACGGACGCAACGTCTTCTCCAAAGAGCAGATCGAGGGAACCGGCTTTGAATACCATTCTGTGGGACGCCCGCAGATGGGGGGCCTCAGCGGCTACTCCCCCAGCGTAGCCGGCGCGGTGTAA